Proteins found in one Pararge aegeria chromosome 12, ilParAegt1.1, whole genome shotgun sequence genomic segment:
- the LOC120628491 gene encoding uncharacterized protein LOC120628491, whose product MNTIEEIDIDYLITLIQEREIIWDKSNVDFKNKNLKTKAWEDISKVLFPDYENFTAERKNKVGNDLIKKWRSVKDNYFRYSKKLKEASKSGSGATKLKKYHLYNQLLFLRKVEQNATESSLDSPREINNESTSTNDDITTDNTPRYVPVARKRAMQMDEFEREGLKLLKEPENRHMSFFRAILPSIQEFSDRETLRFQSKVIQIIDEMRYGQTSSYVSGPSTSHQPPYGYQTANFQSTYISDFNNSITSPETSQASEETEYDFSNL is encoded by the exons ATGAATACCATTGAAGAAATTGACATAGATTACTTGATTACATTGATACAGGAAAGGGAAATTATATGGGACAAGTCAAAcgtagattttaaaaataaaaatttaaaaacaaaagcctgGGAAGAcatatcaaaagttttatttcctgATTACGAGAATTTCACAGCTGaacgaaaaaataaagttg gtaatgatttaataaaaaaatggagaaGTGTAAAAGATAATTACTTcagatattcaaaaaaattaaaagaagcatcaAAATCGGGCTCGGGCGCTACGAAACTGAAGAAGTATCATTTATACAATCAACTCCTTTTTTTGAGAAAAGTGGAACAAAATGCCACCGAATCTAGCTTAGACTCGCCTAGAGAAATCAACAATGAATCTACGTCTACAAATGATGACATTACCACAGACAACACTCCGCGCTATGTTCCAGTCGCGCGCAAAAGGGCAATGCAAATGGATGAGTTTGAAAGAGAAGGACTAAAACTTCTCAAGGAGCCGGAAAATCGCCATATGTCCTTTTTCAGAGCTATATTGCCATCTATTCAAGAATTTTCCGACCGAGAAACTCTCCGTTTCCAAAGTAAAGTTATACAAATTATAGATGAAATGCGGTATGGACAAACATCATCATATGTGAGTGGCCCATCAACGTCTCACCAACCACCATATGGGTATCAAACAGCAAATTTTCAAAGTAcatacatttctgattttaataattcaattacaTCTCCAGAAACATCTCAAGCAAGTGAAGAAACTGAATACGatttttctaatttgtaa
- the LOC120628490 gene encoding protein ALP1-like isoform X2, with product MTQSTFRRRSGDAQLRMSVSSFECLLKSLEPHIRKNYTNMRNPVEPVEMLGITLRYLGSGNSITDLHFKFKRGKSTIAYIIQRVCRAIWTNLLRDNIPELTTESFQTIARGFDVKANFPQCVGAIDGKHIRVCNPANSGSLFFNYKAFFSIVLLAIVDSNYKFVFVDIGAYGKECDSTILQNSKLYELMINNNLPLPQPQPLSGSNIPTPYVFVGDEAFGLSKHIMRPYGGQNLDLQQKVFNYRLSRARRYVECAFGIMANKWRIFHRPIDVSYDFATDIIKACCVLHNFVADRDGFRQRDKFAISVDEFLPIQPVHEEQTAPNVIRQQYATYFMTRGTLPWQLNKV from the exons ATGACGCAGTCAACGTTCCGTCGGCGCAGCGGCGACGCACAGTTGCG aatgaGTGTATCCAGCTTCGAATGTTTATTGAAGTCCTTAGAACCACACATACGaaaaaactatactaatatGAGGAATCCAGTGGAACCAGTAGAAATGCTGGGAATCACTTTAag atACCTAGGAAGTGGAAATTCAATAACTGAtttacatttcaaattcaaacgGGGAAAATCTACTATTGCATATATAATACAAAGAGTTTGTCGTGCTATATGGACCAATCTTCTTCGAGACAACATCCCTGAACTGACAACTGAAAGTTTCCAAACAATAGCGAGGGGTTTTGATGTAAAGGCAAATTTTCCTCAATGTGTTGGTGCCATCGACGGCAAACATATCCGCGTGTGTAATCCTGCAAATAGTggctcacttttttttaattataaagcctTTTTTTCGATTGTGTTGCTAGCTATTGTGGATTCAAATTACAAATTCGTATTTGTCGACATCGGTGCATACGGAAAAGAATGCGATTCAACCATATTACAAAATTCTAAACTGTACGAGCTAATGATTAACAACAACTTACCACTACCTCAACCCCAGCCACTCTCTGGTAGCAATATACCAACCCCGTATGTATTTGTGGGTGACGAAGCTTTTGGACTGAGCAAACATATTATGCGTCCATATGGCGGTCAAAATCTCGACTTACAACAAAAGGTTTTCAATTACCGTCTAAGCAGAGCCAGAAGATATGTCGAATGCGCTTTTGGGATTATGGCTAACAAATGGCGCATTTTTCACAGACCGATAGACGTGTCCTATGACTTCGCTACTGACATTATAAAAGCATGTTGTGTATTACACAATTTTGTCGCTGATCGAGACGGTTTTAGACAAAGAGATAAATTTGCTATAAGTGTTGATGAATTTCTCCCAATACAACCCGTACATGAAGAACAGACAGCACCGAATGTCATAAGACAGCAATATGCGACCTATTTTATGACTAGAGGAACTCTGCCTTGGCAGCTAAATAAGGTATAA
- the LOC120628490 gene encoding protein ALP1-like isoform X1, with the protein MDRKRRLALLLLLRHRRNRRKITRRYWISPFISLRNRDGQFFFLEYRELLLDEKKFYNFFRMSVSSFECLLKSLEPHIRKNYTNMRNPVEPVEMLGITLRYLGSGNSITDLHFKFKRGKSTIAYIIQRVCRAIWTNLLRDNIPELTTESFQTIARGFDVKANFPQCVGAIDGKHIRVCNPANSGSLFFNYKAFFSIVLLAIVDSNYKFVFVDIGAYGKECDSTILQNSKLYELMINNNLPLPQPQPLSGSNIPTPYVFVGDEAFGLSKHIMRPYGGQNLDLQQKVFNYRLSRARRYVECAFGIMANKWRIFHRPIDVSYDFATDIIKACCVLHNFVADRDGFRQRDKFAISVDEFLPIQPVHEEQTAPNVIRQQYATYFMTRGTLPWQLNKV; encoded by the exons ATGGATCGGAAAAGACGTCTAGCATTGCTCCTATTACTACGTCACCGCCGAAATCGACGCAAGATCACAAGACGGTACTGGATCAGTCCTTTCATTTCATTAAGAAATCGTGatggacagtttttttttttagaatatcgGGAGTTGCTATTAGACGAaaagaagttttataatttttttagaatgaGTGTATCCAGCTTCGAATGTTTATTGAAGTCCTTAGAACCACACATACGaaaaaactatactaatatGAGGAATCCAGTGGAACCAGTAGAAATGCTGGGAATCACTTTAag atACCTAGGAAGTGGAAATTCAATAACTGAtttacatttcaaattcaaacgGGGAAAATCTACTATTGCATATATAATACAAAGAGTTTGTCGTGCTATATGGACCAATCTTCTTCGAGACAACATCCCTGAACTGACAACTGAAAGTTTCCAAACAATAGCGAGGGGTTTTGATGTAAAGGCAAATTTTCCTCAATGTGTTGGTGCCATCGACGGCAAACATATCCGCGTGTGTAATCCTGCAAATAGTggctcacttttttttaattataaagcctTTTTTTCGATTGTGTTGCTAGCTATTGTGGATTCAAATTACAAATTCGTATTTGTCGACATCGGTGCATACGGAAAAGAATGCGATTCAACCATATTACAAAATTCTAAACTGTACGAGCTAATGATTAACAACAACTTACCACTACCTCAACCCCAGCCACTCTCTGGTAGCAATATACCAACCCCGTATGTATTTGTGGGTGACGAAGCTTTTGGACTGAGCAAACATATTATGCGTCCATATGGCGGTCAAAATCTCGACTTACAACAAAAGGTTTTCAATTACCGTCTAAGCAGAGCCAGAAGATATGTCGAATGCGCTTTTGGGATTATGGCTAACAAATGGCGCATTTTTCACAGACCGATAGACGTGTCCTATGACTTCGCTACTGACATTATAAAAGCATGTTGTGTATTACACAATTTTGTCGCTGATCGAGACGGTTTTAGACAAAGAGATAAATTTGCTATAAGTGTTGATGAATTTCTCCCAATACAACCCGTACATGAAGAACAGACAGCACCGAATGTCATAAGACAGCAATATGCGACCTATTTTATGACTAGAGGAACTCTGCCTTGGCAGCTAAATAAGGTATAA